Proteins from a genomic interval of Actinomycetes bacterium:
- a CDS encoding LuxR C-terminal-related transcriptional regulator — translation MLVLAPAGFGKTILMSQWAASAGRPVAWATVTESDADPVVLMSTLLAALSTGGAGVVPPDGALTADEPAFSRRVLPQFQGSLEQLDRPVTLVVDDVHAMAGVRAAVVLSAVLESLPAGSQLALVGRSRPDLPVALWRSQGRVRELGPKELSFDADEVRALLAALSIGEPTTALVEEILDATRGWPVAAYLQGLATTRGHQPPDLPSPAVTDYLEGVVMAGAAPELVEFLTRSSILATLSAPYCDYVLGVSDSRSLLRSAEGATLLVSRLDGAEGYYRLHPLLREKLERDLVESDPRAASSLHARAARWCDDQGYVEGAMAHAARAGNVDLFGSLVWARAPGALIVGRYSSVQGWLALVEESAVTQSPALSLTAAFSALLRADGAAAIRWGQVTADLLGPDWKDHLDRSTVEPCLALLLALPGRAGFEASAALAEASHRSLPPTHPLRALALLIHGAYLVITGATEEGRAAVERSRDLAQSLNLGTTWVGSSAMLAVLDIQAENWTSAEEAIEVARHVWLEHDLDDYSTTAWMSGVSGFLYARGGYGRQARADLRRVEAMMSGLRPLLPWLQVLVQSFVARAWAALGNTAAAATAEQTARTIRDQLPGSTFLDGLVGKAEEATGRSEVLGGLTPAELRLWPFLLERSTLREVAAQLQLSPETVKTELRSIYRKVGVSSRRELQDLADELGSTARPGTGSPRKSR, via the coding sequence GTGCTCGTGCTGGCCCCTGCGGGCTTCGGGAAGACCATCCTGATGTCGCAGTGGGCGGCAAGTGCCGGGCGGCCGGTGGCGTGGGCCACCGTCACTGAGAGCGACGCCGACCCGGTGGTCTTGATGTCCACCCTCCTGGCCGCTCTCAGTACCGGTGGGGCGGGGGTCGTCCCGCCGGACGGCGCCCTGACCGCCGACGAACCCGCGTTCTCCAGACGTGTGCTCCCCCAGTTCCAGGGCTCCCTCGAACAGTTGGACCGGCCGGTGACCCTGGTCGTGGACGACGTTCACGCCATGGCCGGTGTGCGGGCGGCTGTGGTGCTCTCCGCGGTGCTGGAGTCACTTCCCGCGGGCTCGCAGCTGGCCCTGGTTGGGCGGTCCCGACCTGACCTGCCCGTCGCACTGTGGCGCAGCCAGGGACGGGTGCGCGAGCTGGGACCGAAGGAGCTGTCGTTCGACGCAGACGAAGTCAGAGCACTGTTGGCTGCGCTGTCGATCGGAGAGCCCACAACCGCTCTGGTCGAGGAGATCTTGGACGCGACACGCGGCTGGCCGGTGGCGGCTTACCTCCAGGGGCTAGCCACCACAAGAGGTCATCAGCCACCCGACCTGCCTTCCCCCGCTGTGACGGACTACCTCGAGGGCGTGGTCATGGCAGGGGCGGCCCCGGAGCTTGTCGAGTTCCTGACTCGCTCATCGATCCTCGCAACTCTTTCTGCGCCGTACTGCGACTACGTGCTGGGGGTCAGCGACTCTCGCTCACTCCTGCGATCGGCGGAGGGAGCGACGCTGCTGGTCAGCCGCCTCGACGGAGCTGAGGGGTACTACCGCCTCCACCCGTTGCTGCGCGAAAAATTGGAGCGAGATCTGGTCGAGTCCGACCCCCGGGCGGCGAGCTCCCTGCACGCGCGGGCCGCGCGCTGGTGCGACGACCAGGGCTACGTCGAAGGTGCCATGGCGCACGCCGCTCGTGCCGGTAACGTTGACCTCTTCGGGTCGTTGGTCTGGGCGCGCGCACCCGGTGCCCTCATCGTCGGGCGGTACTCGTCGGTGCAAGGGTGGCTGGCCCTTGTCGAAGAGTCGGCGGTGACGCAGTCCCCGGCGCTGTCCCTCACGGCGGCCTTTTCTGCGCTCCTTCGTGCTGATGGCGCCGCGGCCATCCGCTGGGGGCAGGTGACGGCGGACCTGCTGGGCCCCGACTGGAAGGACCACCTTGATCGGTCGACTGTCGAGCCCTGTCTTGCGCTGTTGCTGGCGCTGCCCGGCAGAGCAGGGTTCGAGGCATCGGCTGCGCTCGCCGAGGCGTCCCATCGCTCGCTGCCACCCACGCACCCCCTGCGGGCCCTCGCGCTGCTGATCCACGGCGCGTACCTCGTCATAACCGGGGCGACCGAGGAGGGTCGGGCCGCCGTCGAGCGCAGTCGAGATCTCGCCCAGTCCCTGAACCTCGGCACCACCTGGGTTGGGTCCTCAGCAATGCTCGCTGTACTCGACATCCAGGCCGAGAACTGGACCAGCGCCGAGGAAGCCATCGAGGTCGCCCGACACGTCTGGCTTGAGCACGACCTCGACGACTACAGCACGACGGCGTGGATGTCCGGGGTGTCGGGCTTCCTCTACGCACGCGGCGGCTATGGGCGACAGGCTCGAGCGGACCTGCGGCGAGTGGAGGCGATGATGTCCGGCCTCCGCCCGCTCCTGCCGTGGCTGCAAGTGCTGGTCCAGTCCTTCGTCGCACGCGCCTGGGCCGCCCTCGGTAATACCGCTGCGGCGGCCACGGCGGAGCAGACGGCTCGCACCATCCGTGACCAGCTGCCCGGATCCACGTTCCTCGATGGCCTGGTGGGCAAGGCAGAGGAGGCGACCGGACGCTCCGAGGTCCTCGGCGGGCTGACTCCGGCGGAGCTGAGGCTGTGGCCCTTCCTGTTGGAGCGATCGACGCTGCGCGAGGTTGCAGCGCAGCTGCAGCTCTCGCCCGAGACGGTGAAGACCGAACTGAGGTCCATCTACCGAAAGGTTGGCGTCTCCTCCCGCCGCGAGCTCCAGGATCTGGCCGACGAGCTGGGTAGCACGGCTCGCCCAGGCACCGGCTCGCCCCGCAAGTCGCGCTGA
- a CDS encoding DUF6325 family protein, which translates to MPNSVGELGPVDWIVVEFPGNKFNGDIAPHLVDLVDRGIIRVLDLLVLTKDADGSLEGFELGDLDDSEIGQLRTYEAELAMLLSEDDVELIAEAVNPSSTAAVLVFENTWAAPFASAVRHSGGQLVATGRIPVQTLLAAIEADTEEESEEI; encoded by the coding sequence ATGCCCAACAGCGTCGGCGAGCTCGGCCCGGTCGATTGGATCGTTGTGGAGTTCCCGGGCAACAAGTTCAACGGCGACATCGCACCGCACCTGGTGGACCTCGTCGATCGCGGCATCATTCGAGTGCTGGACCTTCTGGTGCTGACGAAGGACGCGGACGGATCCCTCGAGGGGTTCGAGCTGGGAGACCTGGACGACAGCGAGATCGGCCAGCTGCGAACCTACGAGGCCGAGCTGGCGATGCTGCTCAGCGAAGACGACGTGGAGTTGATCGCCGAGGCCGTGAACCCGAGCAGCACGGCCGCAGTCTTGGTCTTCGAGAACACATGGGCAGCGCCGTTCGCGTCGGCTGTCCGTCACTCCGGCGGCCAGCTGGTCGCCACGGGCCGCATCCCGGTCCAGACCCTGCTGGCCGCGATCGAGGCCGACACGGAAGAAGAGAGCGAGGAGATCTGA
- a CDS encoding arylsulfatase yields MNEPDRSKLPIRRPAFGGTAARTLQGCEPDWAQIDHVHPPAGAPNVLVVLIDDAGFGNPSTFGGPIDTPNFTRMAEGGLRYNRFHVTALCSPTRAALLTGRNSHTVGFGSVGEFSNGFPGYTAVLPRDCVPLPRVLRDNGYSTAAFGKWHLTPDGQQGPAGPFDRWPNGWGFDYFYGFLGGGASQWDPCLAENQKIIGTDPAFYDEDNPYYLPDAMADKTIQWLHAVRGQDATKPFFAYFSTGCSHAPHHVADSWAEKYKGRFDQGWDRMREEVFARQQQLGVVPADAELTPRHEAFPAWDDVPEPLKAYYARQMEVYAGFSENADHNVGRVIDAIDELGELDNTLIFWIWGDNGASMEGSPTGSFNELTMQNGIPLTDEMQVQLAERYGGLDAWGGAMMDPHYSAAWAWAGNTPFQWGKQVGSHLGGTRNPMVVHWPDRVTDVGGLRSQFTHVTDLAPTILDVCGIPAPDEVDGIEQEPLHGATFADSFTDAAAPQRHTQQYFESVGNRAMYKDGWWLAMRTERIPWVLTPAALQPYTPGVWNPDDDPVELYYLPDDFSQAHDLAAAHPEKVEELRTLFWSEAEKYKVLPLLATLGVFFGIAPPLPEVSTFEFRGDVENVLSGMVPRIYNHSYTISADLVIPDGGAEGVIVAEADHLGGFSLFVDGGRLTHTYSMMGVFVFRQQAEEPLPTGEVTVRMEFAADAPKPATGGDVTLFVNDKPVGKGRMEHTVPIRFSGYAGMDIGRDNGGVVDLSYADRKPFAFTGTIKKVVFDVKPHLAAADEHAVHLAAQHGQALHAVTA; encoded by the coding sequence ATGAATGAGCCTGATCGCAGCAAGCTCCCGATCCGGCGCCCTGCCTTCGGCGGGACGGCGGCTCGGACGCTGCAGGGTTGTGAGCCGGACTGGGCGCAGATCGACCACGTCCACCCCCCGGCCGGCGCGCCCAATGTCTTGGTCGTGTTGATCGACGATGCGGGGTTCGGCAACCCGAGCACGTTCGGTGGTCCGATCGACACGCCCAACTTCACGCGGATGGCCGAGGGCGGGTTGCGGTACAACCGCTTCCACGTGACGGCGCTGTGCTCCCCGACCCGGGCCGCACTGCTGACCGGCCGCAACAGCCACACCGTGGGTTTCGGCTCCGTCGGGGAGTTCTCCAACGGCTTCCCCGGCTACACCGCGGTGCTGCCACGGGACTGCGTACCGCTGCCGCGCGTCCTGCGGGACAACGGGTACAGCACCGCTGCGTTCGGCAAGTGGCACCTCACTCCGGACGGCCAGCAGGGACCGGCCGGCCCGTTCGACCGGTGGCCGAACGGGTGGGGCTTCGACTACTTCTACGGGTTCCTCGGCGGCGGCGCCAGCCAGTGGGACCCATGTCTGGCCGAGAACCAGAAGATCATCGGAACGGACCCCGCCTTCTACGACGAGGACAACCCCTACTACCTGCCCGACGCGATGGCCGACAAGACGATCCAGTGGCTGCACGCAGTGCGGGGGCAGGACGCGACCAAACCGTTCTTCGCCTACTTCTCCACCGGGTGCAGCCACGCGCCGCACCACGTGGCCGACAGCTGGGCCGAGAAGTACAAGGGCAGGTTTGACCAGGGTTGGGACCGCATGCGCGAGGAGGTCTTCGCGCGGCAGCAACAGCTCGGGGTCGTTCCGGCGGATGCCGAGCTGACACCGCGGCACGAGGCGTTCCCCGCCTGGGATGACGTGCCGGAGCCGCTCAAGGCGTACTACGCGCGGCAGATGGAGGTCTACGCGGGGTTCTCGGAGAACGCTGACCACAACGTGGGCCGGGTCATCGACGCGATCGACGAACTGGGCGAGCTCGACAACACCTTGATCTTCTGGATCTGGGGGGACAACGGCGCCAGCATGGAGGGCTCGCCCACTGGCTCGTTCAACGAGCTGACCATGCAAAACGGCATCCCGCTCACCGACGAGATGCAGGTCCAGCTCGCCGAGCGCTACGGCGGGCTGGACGCCTGGGGCGGAGCGATGATGGACCCGCACTACTCGGCCGCCTGGGCCTGGGCCGGAAACACGCCCTTCCAGTGGGGCAAGCAGGTCGGCTCCCACCTGGGCGGCACGCGGAACCCGATGGTGGTCCACTGGCCGGATCGGGTCACCGATGTTGGCGGGCTGCGGTCGCAGTTCACCCACGTGACGGACCTGGCACCGACGATCCTGGACGTGTGCGGTATCCCGGCGCCGGACGAGGTCGACGGCATCGAGCAGGAGCCTCTGCACGGGGCCACCTTCGCGGACTCCTTCACCGACGCGGCCGCACCGCAGCGCCACACGCAGCAGTACTTCGAGAGCGTCGGGAACCGGGCCATGTACAAGGACGGCTGGTGGCTGGCGATGCGCACCGAGCGGATCCCGTGGGTCCTCACCCCGGCCGCGCTGCAGCCGTACACGCCTGGGGTGTGGAACCCCGACGACGACCCTGTCGAGCTGTACTACCTGCCCGATGACTTCAGCCAGGCGCACGACCTCGCCGCCGCCCATCCCGAGAAGGTCGAGGAGCTGCGCACCCTGTTCTGGTCGGAGGCGGAGAAGTACAAGGTGCTGCCCCTGCTGGCCACGCTCGGGGTGTTCTTCGGGATCGCGCCGCCGCTTCCAGAGGTCTCCACGTTCGAGTTCCGCGGCGATGTCGAGAACGTCCTGTCGGGCATGGTCCCCCGGATCTACAACCACTCCTACACGATCAGCGCGGACCTCGTCATCCCCGACGGTGGCGCCGAGGGGGTGATCGTGGCCGAGGCCGACCACCTCGGTGGCTTCTCGCTGTTCGTGGACGGCGGCCGGCTGACCCACACCTACTCGATGATGGGGGTGTTCGTCTTCCGCCAGCAGGCCGAGGAGCCGCTGCCGACCGGCGAGGTGACCGTTCGGATGGAGTTCGCCGCCGACGCGCCGAAACCGGCCACCGGCGGTGACGTCACCTTGTTCGTCAACGACAAGCCGGTCGGGAAGGGGCGTATGGAGCACACCGTGCCCATCCGCTTCTCCGGCTACGCGGGCATGGACATCGGGCGCGACAACGGTGGGGTCGTTGACCTGAGCTACGCCGACCGCAAGCCGTTCGCGTTCACCGGGACGATCAAGAAGGTCGTCTTCGATG